From a single Phragmites australis chromosome 7, lpPhrAust1.1, whole genome shotgun sequence genomic region:
- the LOC133923661 gene encoding uncharacterized protein LOC133923661, producing the protein MNFLTALMKIVDLISQALGNVEKLPAALITSGIVQAVAALALSIFKAPGGIFLHHGKAPFYLYYSILIAVVIFGFVEASVGFWVSGDLVRRCAVGKTIMWISILPIVLVAGLGGFGTLK; encoded by the coding sequence ATGAACTTCCTGACTGCCCTCATGAAGATAGTCGACCTGATCTCCCAGGCCCTCGGCAACGTGGAGAAGCTGCCGGCGGCCCTGATCACGAGCGGAATCGTCCAAGCCGTGGCAGCGCTCGCACTCTCCATCTTCAAGGCTCCCGGAGGTATTTTTCTGCACCACGGCAAGGCGCCCTTCTACCTATACTACAGCATTCTCATCGCCGTGGTGATCTTCGGGTTCGTGGAGGCGTCTGTCGGCTTTTGGGTGTCCGGTGACCTGGTCCGCCGCTGCGCCGTCGGGAAGACAATCATGTGGATTTCGATCTTACCAATAGTCCTTGTGGCTGGGCTTGGAGGCTTTGGCACTCTGAAATAG